From Vitis vinifera cultivar Pinot Noir 40024 chromosome 5, ASM3070453v1, the proteins below share one genomic window:
- the LOC100243600 gene encoding phloretin 4'-O-glucosyltransferase, with product MGQHHFLIISLPLQGHINPALQFAKRLIRTGAHVTFAVSVSAHRRMPKDPTLPGLTLVLFSDGYDDGIKYSDDHVQHSMSEIKRCGPETLRRITAMSADQGRPVTCLLHTILLTWAAELARSLQVPSALLWIQSATVFTIFYHYFNGYGDVVGDCSNEGSSPIELPGLPILLSSCDIPSFLLSSNIYASVLSTFQEEMEALRKETNPKMLVNTFDALEAEALRAVDKVEVMGIGPLVPYAFLDAKDPSDTSFGGDILQDPSDCIDWLNSKPKSSVVYVSFGTLCVLSKQQMEKIARALLHSGRPFLWVIRSAPGNGEVEEEKLSCREELEEKGMIVAWCPQLDVLSHPSLGCFITHCGWNSTLECLASGVPVVAFPQWTDQGTNAKLIEDLWKTGVRVTANEEGIVESEEIKRCLEVVMGRGERGEELRRNAGKWKDLAREAVKDGGSSDYNLKVFLDELGQGSIL from the coding sequence ACTTCCACTGCAAGGCCACATCAACCCAGCCCTCCAATTCGCCAAGCGCCTGATCAGAACCGGCGCCCACGTCACCTTCGCTGTCTCCGTCTCCGCCCATCGCCGAATGCCCAAAGATCCGACCCTCCCCGGTTTAACCCTAGTCCTCTTCTCCGATGGCTATGATGATGGGATAAAGTACTCCGATGATCATGTCCAGCACTCTATGTCCGAGATAAAACGTTGTGGACCAGAAACCCTCAGGCGGATCACTGCAATGAGCGCTGACCAAGGCCGACCAGTTACTTGCTTACTGCACACCATCCTCCTAACTTGGGCGGCAGAACTGGCTCGTAGCCTTCAGGTTCCGTCGGCGCTTCTTTGGATTCAGAGCGCCACTGTTTTCACCATTTTCTATCATTACTTCAATGGTTATGGTGATGTGGTTGGAGACTGCAGCAATGAGGGTTCAAGTCCAATTGAGTTACCGGGGCTTCCAATATTGCTGTCTAGCTGTGATATTCCATCTTTTTTACTCTCTTCAAACATATATGCTTCGGTGCTCTCAACATTTCAAGAGGAAATGGAGGCACTAAGGAAAGAGACGAACCCCAAAATGCTTGTGAACACGTTCGACGCACTGGAGGCCGAGGCTCTACGAGCTGTGGATAAGGTTGAAGTGATGGGAATTGGACCTTTGGTTCCATATGCTTTCTTGGATGCTAAAGATCCATCTGATACTTCCTTTGGAGGAGATATTTTACAAGATCCGAGTGACTGCATCGATTGGTTGAACTCCAAGCCCAAGTCATCAGTCGTTTATGTGTCGTTTGGGACACTTTGCGTTCTGTCAAAGCAACAAATGGAGAAGATTGCACGTGCTTTGCTACACAGCGGCAGGCCTTTCTTGTGGGTCATAAGATCAGCACCCGGAAACGGAGAAGTGGAAGAAGAGAAGCTGAGTTGCAGAGAAGAGTTGGAAGAAAAAGGGATGATAGTGGCTTGGTGTCCTCAGTTGGATGTTTTGTCACATCCATCATTGGGATGTTTCATTACACATTGTGGGTGGAACTCAACGTTAGAGTGCCTAGCTTCTGGGGTTCCAGTTGTAGCATTTCCACAATGGACAGATCAAGGGACCAACGCCAAGCTAATTGAAGATTTGTGGAAGACAGGCGTTCGGGTGACAGCGAATGAGGAGGGAATAGTTGAAAGCGAGGAGATCAAGAGGTGCTTGGAAGTCGTCATGGGCCGTGGAGAAAGAGGGGAAGAATTGAGAAGGAATGCTGGGAAATGGAAGGATTTGGCAAGGGAAGCTGTGAAAGATGGTGGATCTTCGGACTACAATCTGAAGGTTTTTTTGGATGAATTGGGACAAGGCAGTATTCTTTAG
- the LOC100250340 gene encoding phloretin 4'-O-glucosyltransferase: MGQHHFLIISLPLQGHINPALQFAKRLIRTGAHVTFAVSVSAHRRMPKGPTLPGLTLVPFSDGYDDGIKLEDHAQHYLSEIKRCGSETLRRITAISSDQGRPVTCLVHTMLLAWAAELARSLQLPSALLWIQSATVFIIFHHYFDGYGDVVGNCSNEGSDPIELPGLPMLLSSRDIPSFFLSSNIYASWIPAFQEDMEALRQETNPKVLVNTFDALEAEALRAVDKVKLIGIGPLVPSAFLDANDPSDSSFGGDIFQDPSNCIDWLNSKPKSSVVYVSFGTLCVLSKQQMEEIAHALLHSGRPFLWVIRSASENGEVEEEKLSCRKELEEKGMIVVWCPQLDVLSHPSLGCFITHCGWNSTLECLASGVPVVAFPQWTDQGTNGKLIEDVWKTGVRVTANEEGIVEGEEIKRCLEVVMGGGERGEELRRNAGKWKDLAREAVKDGGSSDCNLKAFLDELGQGSMI; encoded by the coding sequence ATGGGGCAGCACCACTTCCTCATTATATCACTTCCACTGCAAGGCCACATCAACCCAGCCCTCCAATTCGCCAAGCGCCTGATCAGAACCGGCGCCCACGTCACCTTCGCCGTCTCCGTCTCCGCTCATCGCCGCATGCCCAAAGGTCCAACCCTCCCCGGTTTAACCCTAGTTCCCTTCTCCGATGGCTATGATGATGGGATCAAGCTCGAAGATCATGCCCAACACTATTTGTCCGAGATCAAGCGTTGCGGATCAGAAACCCTCAGGCGGATCACTGCAATAAGCTCTGACCAAGGCCGACCAGTTACTTGCTTAGTGCACACCATGCTCCTTGCTTGGGCGGCAGAGCTGGCGCGTAGCCTTCAGCTTCCGTCTGCGCTACTTTGGATTCAGAGCGCCACTGTTTTCATCATATTCCATCATTACTTCGATGGCTATGGTGATGTGGTTGGAAACTGCAGCAATGAGGGTTCAGATCCAATTGAGTTACCGGGGCTTCCAATGCTACTGTCTAGCCGTGATATTCCgtccttttttctctcttcaaaCATATATGCTTCATGGATCCCAGCATTTCAAGAGGACATGGAGGCACTAAGGCAAGAGACGAACCCCAAAGTGCTGGTGAACACCTTCGACGCACTGGAGGCCGAGGCGCTACGAGCTGTGGATAAGGTTAAATTGATTGGAATTGGACCTTTGGTCCCATCTGCTTTCTTGGATGCAAACGATCCATCTGATTCTTCTTTTGGAGGAGATATTTTCCAAGATCCGAGCAACTGCATCGATTGGTTGAACTCCAAGCCCAAGTCATCAGTCGTTTATGTATCGTTTGGGACACTTTGTGTTTTGTCAAAGCAACAAATGGAGGAGATTGCACATGCTTTACTACACAGCGGCAGGCCTTTCTTGTGGGTAATAAGATCAGCGTCCGAAAACGgagaagtagaagaagagaaGCTGAGTTGCAGAAAAGAGTTGGAAGAGAAAGGGATGATAGTGGTTTGGTGTCCTCAGTTGGATGTTTTGTCACATCCATCATTGGGATGTTTCATTACACATTGTGGGTGGAACTCAACGTTAGAGTGCCTAGCTTCTGGAGTTCCAGTTGTGGCATTTCCCCAATGGACGGATCAAGGGACCAACGGGAAGCTGATTGAAGATGTGTGGAAGACAGGCGTTCGGGTGACAGCGAATGAGGAGGGAATAGTTGAAGGCGAGGAGATCAAGCGGTGCTTGGAAGTCGTCATGGGAGGTGGAGAAAGAGGCGAAGAATTGAGAAGGAATGCTGGGAAATGGAAGGATTTGGCAAGGGAAGCTGTGAAAGATGGCGGATCTTCCGACTGCAATTTAAAGGCTTTTTTGGATGAATTGGGACAAGGCAGTATGATTTAG